One stretch of Chitinophaga pendula DNA includes these proteins:
- a CDS encoding SusC/RagA family TonB-linked outer membrane protein, translated as MKSKLLCTFMLLLLCASSWAQQLVQGIVSDKSSHQPVIGATITAGKQAGTVTNAEGRFTLKIPTGLSSFQVTSVGFKTQVIEINGNTAYNIQLEIDERSLDQVVVVGYGTQKKANLTGAVSTVDIQKTLTSRPITDVARGLQGSTPGLTITTSSGAIGQDPVIRLRGNAGSINTGAAGAKPLILLDNVEIPSLQMVNPADIASISVLKDAASTSIYGTRAAWGVILITSKSGKKSAHSQVTYSNNFSWSKPTTLPEIAPAADGAEVTLSALQRTTPSRTDFGVLGMYFDAQGIQKIRDWQTQYGNQQLSDEMIQGRDFEIRGGKLYFYRPWKVADMYLRDWTPQQTHDVSMSGGNDKTTYYLGLGYLGQKGILKANPDEFNRYNATLSVNSSVKSWLDVRGKAMFSRTKNLSPYTYSSATFDPWYYLYRWPEVYPYGTFEDKPFRNAVTEVQQAKMNTEKTNLARIAAGATFKIAKGLTLDADYTYTNNNVHLNETGGTVTAWDFWSGTLSYGPYTSPSFNKVKYTSSWYEQNTFKAFATYLKDIQQHSFKLIAGTDIELYRAWDQGSERRDLLDPDKGEIPLAIGDQFVTGSRTHWATAGYFGRINYAYKNKLLLELNGRFDGSSRFPRNDQWAFFPSMSAGYILTEEPFMQFARPVLSNFKVRGSWGSVGNQVVGDYQFLPVMPLQNSNWLIGKNNMPTFGLPKSISPSLSWETVATIDLGFDARFLQDKLGLTFDWYRRTTSNMLTPGVTLPSSFGNTPSLRNYGTLQTTGWEIALDFNHVFNNGLRLTATAILSDFQEKITKYANTTKALPNPIPGLNKTYYEGQTLGEIWGYQTDRFFTKDDFQQDASGNLIVGPNGRYLLKNGIPSQSRYEETWFFYGPGDIKYKDLDGDGKIDFGARTVDNHGDMRVIGNTTPRYQYGLRLGANWKGFDIDVFFQGVGKRDYWASGPIFIPGFRVSEAWYAHQMDYWTPENPNAFYPRPTDQGQSNDAKNFLPQTKYMLNMAYTRLKNLTVGYTLPKKLTDRIRLNQLRVYFSGENLAEIDHLKIPIDPEVDYTSAGLNDANTFGRVYPYRRSFSFGLQVSF; from the coding sequence ATGAAATCAAAACTACTCTGCACTTTCATGCTTTTGCTGCTTTGTGCCAGTTCGTGGGCGCAACAGTTGGTACAGGGGATCGTCTCCGATAAATCCTCCCACCAACCCGTCATAGGCGCCACCATCACCGCCGGCAAACAAGCAGGCACCGTTACCAACGCAGAAGGACGATTTACCCTCAAGATACCCACCGGCCTCTCCTCCTTCCAGGTAACATCCGTAGGCTTCAAAACCCAGGTCATCGAGATCAATGGCAACACCGCCTACAACATCCAACTCGAAATAGATGAACGCTCCCTCGATCAGGTCGTAGTAGTAGGGTACGGCACCCAGAAAAAAGCCAACCTCACCGGCGCCGTCTCTACCGTTGATATACAGAAGACACTCACCTCCCGTCCCATCACCGATGTCGCCCGCGGCCTCCAGGGTAGTACCCCCGGCCTCACTATCACCACCAGCAGCGGCGCTATCGGACAAGACCCCGTTATCCGCCTCAGAGGTAATGCCGGCTCTATCAACACCGGCGCCGCCGGCGCTAAACCACTCATCCTGCTGGACAACGTAGAAATTCCCAGCTTGCAAATGGTCAACCCGGCAGATATAGCCTCCATATCCGTACTCAAAGACGCGGCCTCCACCTCCATATATGGTACCCGCGCCGCCTGGGGCGTCATCCTCATCACCTCCAAATCCGGCAAAAAAAGCGCCCATAGCCAGGTCACCTACTCCAACAACTTCTCCTGGAGTAAACCTACCACCCTGCCCGAAATAGCACCGGCAGCAGATGGCGCCGAAGTAACCCTCAGCGCCCTCCAACGTACCACCCCCTCCCGCACCGACTTCGGCGTACTAGGCATGTACTTCGATGCCCAGGGCATACAAAAAATCAGAGACTGGCAGACCCAATACGGCAATCAACAACTCAGCGACGAAATGATACAGGGAAGAGACTTCGAAATACGTGGTGGCAAACTATACTTCTACCGCCCCTGGAAAGTAGCAGACATGTACCTCCGCGACTGGACTCCACAACAAACACATGACGTGTCCATGAGCGGTGGCAACGACAAAACCACCTATTACCTCGGCCTCGGCTACCTCGGACAAAAAGGCATCCTTAAAGCCAATCCCGACGAATTCAATCGCTACAACGCCACCCTTAGCGTTAACTCCTCCGTAAAAAGCTGGCTCGACGTCAGAGGAAAAGCCATGTTCTCCCGCACCAAAAACCTAAGCCCATATACCTACTCCTCCGCCACCTTCGACCCCTGGTACTACCTGTATCGATGGCCGGAAGTATACCCTTACGGTACCTTCGAAGACAAACCCTTCCGCAATGCCGTAACAGAAGTACAACAGGCGAAGATGAATACCGAAAAAACCAACCTGGCCAGGATAGCTGCCGGCGCCACCTTTAAGATCGCCAAAGGCCTGACATTAGATGCAGACTACACTTATACCAACAATAACGTTCACCTCAATGAAACAGGAGGCACCGTTACTGCCTGGGACTTCTGGAGCGGTACCCTCAGCTATGGCCCCTACACCAGCCCCAGCTTCAATAAGGTGAAATACACCTCCTCCTGGTACGAACAAAATACCTTCAAAGCTTTCGCTACCTACCTCAAAGACATACAACAACATTCCTTCAAGCTGATAGCAGGTACCGATATAGAACTATATCGCGCCTGGGACCAGGGCTCCGAACGACGCGACCTTCTCGATCCCGACAAAGGAGAGATCCCCCTGGCTATCGGCGACCAGTTCGTTACCGGCTCCCGCACACACTGGGCCACCGCCGGCTATTTCGGTCGTATCAACTACGCCTATAAAAACAAATTGCTACTCGAACTCAATGGCCGTTTCGATGGCTCCTCCCGGTTCCCGCGCAATGACCAATGGGCCTTCTTCCCCTCCATGTCCGCAGGATATATCCTAACAGAAGAACCATTCATGCAATTCGCCAGACCCGTACTCTCCAATTTCAAAGTACGTGGCTCCTGGGGATCCGTCGGCAACCAGGTAGTAGGCGACTACCAGTTCCTGCCCGTCATGCCCCTCCAAAATTCCAACTGGCTGATCGGCAAAAACAATATGCCCACCTTCGGCCTCCCCAAATCCATCTCCCCTTCCCTCAGCTGGGAGACCGTAGCCACCATCGACCTCGGCTTCGATGCCCGCTTCCTGCAGGATAAACTGGGCCTCACCTTCGATTGGTACCGCCGCACCACCAGCAACATGCTAACTCCCGGCGTTACCTTACCCAGCTCCTTCGGCAATACACCGTCCCTGCGTAACTACGGTACCCTTCAAACCACCGGCTGGGAAATCGCACTCGACTTCAATCACGTCTTTAATAATGGATTGCGGCTCACCGCTACCGCAATACTATCCGACTTCCAGGAAAAAATCACCAAATACGCCAACACCACCAAAGCCCTCCCCAACCCTATCCCAGGTCTCAACAAGACTTATTACGAAGGACAAACACTGGGCGAAATCTGGGGTTATCAGACAGATCGATTCTTTACAAAAGACGATTTTCAACAAGATGCCAGCGGCAATCTCATCGTAGGGCCCAATGGTCGCTACCTCCTGAAAAATGGCATCCCCAGCCAGTCCCGATATGAAGAAACCTGGTTCTTCTACGGCCCCGGAGATATCAAATACAAAGACCTCGATGGCGATGGCAAAATCGACTTCGGCGCCCGAACAGTCGATAATCATGGCGACATGCGTGTGATAGGTAATACCACCCCACGCTACCAATATGGCTTACGCCTGGGTGCCAACTGGAAAGGTTTCGACATCGACGTATTCTTCCAGGGTGTCGGAAAACGAGACTACTGGGCTTCCGGCCCCATCTTCATTCCGGGATTCCGCGTATCCGAAGCATGGTACGCCCACCAGATGGACTACTGGACACCAGAAAATCCCAACGCCTTCTACCCCCGCCCCACCGATCAAGGACAATCCAATGACGCCAAAAACTTCCTCCCACAAACCAAATACATGCTGAACATGGCCTACACTCGATTGAAAAACCTCACCGTCGGCTATACACTGCCTAAAAAACTGACAGATCGCATACGACTTAACCAACTTCGTGTATACTTCAGCGGAGAAAACCTGGCAGAGATCGATCACCTCAAAATACCAATCGATCCCGAAGTCGACTATACCAGCGCCGGCCTTAATGATGCCAATACCTTCGGTAGAGTATACCCCTACCGCCGCTCATTCTCCTTCGGCCTCCAGGTATCCTTTTAA
- the aroQ gene encoding type II 3-dehydroquinate dehydratase: MKIAIINGPNLNLLGKREPGIYGSESFEAYFTTLQEKYPQVIFTYFQSNVEGEIINHLHEQGFSADGILLNAGGYTHTSVAIRDAIAAIKTPVLEVHISNVYAREEFRHTSLIAPKCVGTICGLGMKGYELAANYFLQ, encoded by the coding sequence ATGAAGATAGCGATCATCAACGGACCTAACCTGAACCTGCTGGGAAAGCGGGAGCCTGGTATCTATGGCAGTGAGTCTTTTGAAGCATACTTTACGACACTACAGGAGAAGTATCCCCAGGTCATATTCACTTATTTTCAAAGTAATGTAGAAGGGGAGATTATTAATCACCTGCATGAACAAGGTTTTTCGGCGGATGGTATCCTGCTGAATGCTGGTGGATACACCCATACCTCTGTTGCCATCCGGGATGCTATCGCCGCGATCAAAACACCGGTGCTGGAAGTACATATCAGCAATGTATATGCCCGCGAAGAATTCCGTCATACTTCCCTGATAGCACCCAAATGCGTCGGCACCATTTGCGGATTGGGTATGAAAGGATATGAATTAGCTGCCAACTACTTCCTACAATAA
- a CDS encoding UDP-N-acetylmuramate--L-alanine ligase: MTKVHFIAIGGSVMHQLAIALALKGYRVSGSDDEIFEPALSNLKQAGILPDAIGWDAARITPDIDAVILGMHARADNPELIKAKELGLKIYSFPEYIYQESKDKTRVVIGGSHGKTTITAMVMHVLRLSEKAFDYLVGARLQGFAQSVNITDAPVIICEGDEYPASVIEKRPKFHFLHPHIAVLSGIAWDHINVFPTYDIYKEQFAIFLRQMAPGHTLIYNNADEELNALVNAEGRHLKLLPYNLPIHMIKEGVTRVYFDEGYTDLQVFGEHNLLNMHAARLVCNELGIDDETFLKAIASFTGAAKRLELIGKNEQTAIYRDFAHAPSKVKATIQAVHNQYPQRKLVAVLELHTYSSLNADFMVQYQGAMDKADIPVVFYSKHALEIKRMPDLSPELIAQGFGRNDLHIFNKREELEAFLDQQNLSQANLLMMSSGDYDGLDLYGLKKYLQ; encoded by the coding sequence ATGACAAAAGTACATTTCATCGCCATAGGCGGCAGCGTAATGCACCAGCTGGCCATCGCCCTTGCACTCAAAGGCTACCGTGTCAGCGGCAGCGACGACGAAATATTCGAACCCGCACTGTCCAATCTGAAACAAGCCGGTATCCTCCCCGACGCCATCGGCTGGGACGCCGCCCGGATCACACCTGATATCGATGCTGTCATCCTTGGAATGCATGCCCGCGCCGACAACCCGGAACTGATCAAAGCCAAAGAACTCGGTCTTAAAATATATTCTTTCCCGGAATATATCTACCAGGAAAGTAAAGATAAAACGCGTGTCGTGATAGGCGGTAGCCACGGTAAGACCACCATTACCGCAATGGTGATGCACGTACTCCGGCTCAGTGAAAAGGCTTTCGACTACCTCGTAGGCGCCCGCTTGCAGGGCTTTGCCCAGTCTGTCAATATTACCGATGCCCCTGTCATCATCTGCGAAGGAGATGAATACCCGGCGTCCGTCATTGAGAAAAGACCCAAATTCCACTTCCTGCATCCGCATATCGCCGTATTAAGCGGTATCGCCTGGGATCATATCAACGTCTTTCCTACTTACGATATCTACAAAGAGCAGTTCGCCATCTTCCTACGGCAAATGGCGCCAGGTCATACCCTCATCTACAACAATGCAGATGAAGAACTCAATGCCCTGGTAAATGCAGAGGGCCGTCATCTGAAATTGCTCCCCTATAACCTTCCCATTCATATGATCAAAGAGGGAGTGACCAGGGTCTACTTTGATGAAGGCTATACCGACTTACAGGTCTTCGGCGAACACAACCTGCTCAACATGCACGCTGCCCGCCTCGTCTGTAACGAACTGGGAATAGACGACGAAACCTTCCTGAAAGCCATCGCATCCTTCACCGGTGCAGCCAAAAGATTGGAACTCATCGGTAAAAATGAGCAAACCGCCATCTACCGCGACTTCGCTCACGCACCTTCCAAAGTAAAAGCAACTATCCAGGCCGTTCACAATCAATATCCGCAACGGAAATTAGTCGCCGTCCTGGAACTACATACGTATAGTAGCCTGAATGCCGATTTCATGGTGCAATATCAGGGAGCAATGGACAAAGCAGATATCCCGGTCGTATTCTACAGCAAACATGCCCTGGAGATCAAAAGAATGCCAGATCTGTCTCCCGAACTGATCGCACAAGGCTTCGGACGTAACGACCTCCATATCTTCAACAAAAGAGAAGAACTGGAAGCATTCCTCGACCAGCAAAACCTGTCCCAAGCCAATCTGCTGATGATGAGCTCCGGCGATTATGACGGACTGGATCTCTACGGCCTGAAAAAATATCTTCAATAA
- a CDS encoding UbiX family flavin prenyltransferase, with the protein MKHRIVVAVTGASGAIYARQLLQKLAVASDQLDAVGIIMTNNARTVWQTELEDEGYMQLPFPVYGQQDFHAPFASGSGQYDTMIICPCSMGTLGRIATGISNDLISRAADVVLKERRKLICVVRETPYNLIHIRNMQTVTEAGGIICPATPSFYSKPASIEAVVATVVDRVLDLAGIKQDTYRWGS; encoded by the coding sequence ATGAAGCATCGTATAGTTGTAGCAGTTACCGGGGCCAGTGGGGCCATTTACGCACGTCAGCTACTGCAGAAATTGGCAGTAGCTTCCGATCAGTTAGACGCCGTCGGGATCATTATGACCAATAATGCCAGGACGGTATGGCAAACGGAACTGGAAGATGAGGGATATATGCAATTGCCCTTTCCTGTATATGGACAGCAGGATTTTCATGCCCCTTTTGCGTCAGGGTCAGGCCAGTATGATACCATGATCATCTGCCCCTGCTCCATGGGTACATTGGGAAGGATCGCTACCGGGATATCCAATGACCTGATCAGCCGTGCTGCAGATGTTGTATTGAAAGAACGTCGCAAGCTGATCTGTGTGGTACGGGAGACGCCCTATAACCTGATCCATATCCGTAATATGCAGACGGTGACAGAAGCAGGTGGCATTATCTGTCCGGCTACTCCGTCATTTTATAGTAAACCCGCTAGCATTGAAGCCGTCGTAGCGACGGTGGTGGACAGGGTGCTCGACCTGGCAGGCATAAAACAAGATACTTATCGCTGGGGAAGTTAA
- a CDS encoding DMT family transporter: protein MKKAFLQLHLSVFLAGFTGILGKLIALPEGPLVWYRLLFTSITLYILFRVRGQLKKLSWQHIMPIGSTGIIVALHWLFFYGSIKYANVSIGVVCFSLTSLFTAIFDPLINRRRLDIAELLLSLLTLIGILLIFHFDTQYRTGIILGIISAMFAALFTVFNKRLVKKYDTGTITFYELTTGFLAVSAIMPFYMTALPDTRFLPTVPDLVYLLILAWACTVWMYMLSMNALKKISPFTVNLSFNLEPVYSIIMAFILFHENKHLNGAFYGGLACIILSVVLQMIRVARQHRMQQTVELAH from the coding sequence ATGAAAAAAGCATTTTTACAACTACATCTATCCGTATTCCTGGCCGGTTTTACAGGTATACTTGGCAAACTCATCGCGCTGCCGGAAGGTCCCCTCGTATGGTACCGGCTCCTTTTCACCTCCATCACCTTGTACATACTGTTCCGGGTTAGAGGACAACTGAAAAAACTCTCCTGGCAACACATCATGCCCATCGGCAGCACCGGCATCATCGTAGCACTACACTGGCTGTTCTTCTATGGAAGTATCAAATATGCAAATGTGTCCATCGGCGTGGTCTGCTTCTCACTCACTAGCCTGTTCACCGCCATTTTTGACCCACTCATCAACCGCCGCCGGCTGGATATCGCCGAATTACTGCTTAGCCTACTCACCCTGATAGGCATCCTGCTCATCTTTCACTTCGATACCCAATACCGCACCGGCATCATACTGGGCATTATCTCTGCCATGTTCGCAGCGCTCTTCACCGTTTTTAACAAACGCCTGGTAAAGAAGTATGATACAGGTACCATCACTTTTTATGAACTGACCACCGGGTTCCTCGCAGTCTCCGCTATCATGCCTTTCTATATGACAGCACTGCCCGATACCCGCTTCCTGCCCACTGTACCTGATCTCGTTTATCTGCTGATACTCGCATGGGCATGTACCGTATGGATGTACATGCTGTCAATGAACGCATTGAAGAAAATATCCCCTTTTACCGTCAACCTGTCCTTCAATCTGGAACCGGTCTACAGCATCATCATGGCTTTTATTTTGTTTCATGAAAATAAACACCTGAACGGGGCCTTTTACGGTGGCTTAGCTTGCATCATCCTCTCAGTCGTCCTGCAAATGATACGTGTAGCAAGACAACATCGCATGCAACAGACAGTGGAACTGGCTCACTAG
- the ytxJ gene encoding bacillithiol system redox-active protein YtxJ: MNWTALTSTEEIRKIQEISHQQPVVIFKHSTRCSISGMAKSRLEREEAPEQVLFYYLDLIRYREVSNEIAATFRVEHESPQLLLIRNGECVYNDSHNGISMSELEHALAS, from the coding sequence ATGAACTGGACAGCATTAACGTCGACCGAAGAAATTAGGAAAATACAGGAGATCAGCCATCAGCAGCCGGTGGTGATCTTCAAACACAGTACCCGCTGTTCTATCAGCGGGATGGCCAAAAGTCGTCTGGAAAGAGAGGAAGCTCCTGAACAGGTGCTATTCTACTATTTGGATTTGATCCGTTACCGGGAGGTATCCAACGAAATAGCAGCGACTTTTCGTGTAGAGCATGAGTCTCCTCAGTTGTTATTGATACGTAATGGTGAATGTGTATATAATGACAGCCATAATGGTATCAGTATGAGTGAGCTGGAGCATGCACTGGCCAGCTAA
- a CDS encoding polyprenol monophosphomannose synthase → MEKLVIIPTYNEKDNIRRIIDAVFSLQQDFHILIVDDGSPDGTGAIVKSLQQQHNGALFLEERSGKQGLGTAYIHGFKWGLAKGYHFIFEMDADFSHNPKDLPRLYEACTTGGGDVAVGSRYVSGGRTENWPWNRAVLSYGASVYVRLITWMNVKDATAGFVCYKRNVLETINLDAIQFVGYAFQIEMKFTAWKLGFKIKEVPITFVDRKEGYSKMSKGIVKEGILGVLKIQWQSIFKRYERRVRNAE, encoded by the coding sequence TTGGAAAAGCTAGTTATTATTCCTACGTATAATGAGAAGGATAATATCCGGAGGATCATTGACGCTGTATTTTCCTTGCAGCAGGATTTTCACATACTCATCGTAGATGATGGCTCCCCGGACGGCACCGGCGCCATAGTAAAATCATTACAACAACAACACAATGGCGCCCTCTTCCTGGAAGAAAGGAGCGGTAAACAAGGCCTCGGCACTGCTTATATCCATGGTTTCAAATGGGGACTCGCCAAAGGCTATCATTTCATCTTTGAAATGGATGCTGACTTTTCCCATAATCCAAAAGACCTTCCCAGACTATATGAAGCCTGCACTACCGGCGGCGGCGATGTCGCAGTTGGCTCGCGCTATGTATCCGGCGGCCGTACCGAAAACTGGCCCTGGAACAGAGCAGTCCTCTCCTATGGCGCGTCCGTCTACGTACGTCTCATCACCTGGATGAACGTAAAAGATGCGACCGCCGGCTTCGTCTGCTACAAACGTAATGTACTGGAAACCATCAACCTGGATGCCATACAGTTCGTAGGATACGCTTTCCAGATAGAAATGAAATTCACCGCCTGGAAACTAGGCTTCAAGATCAAAGAAGTACCCATTACCTTCGTAGATCGTAAAGAAGGATACTCTAAAATGAGCAAAGGCATCGTAAAAGAAGGTATCCTGGGTGTACTTAAAATACAATGGCAAAGCATCTTCAAACGCTATGAGCGTAGAGTGCGCAATGCTGAATAA
- a CDS encoding 3'-5' exonuclease, producing the protein MPSLQLKRPLAVIDLETTGTNIATDRIIEIAIIKVFPDKSVQSKVKRINPGIPIPAVTTAIHGISNEDVKDSPTFKQVANEMRQFLENCDIAGYNSNRFDIPMLVEEFLRAELDFDVSNRKFIDVQKIFHLMEKRTLSAAYKFYCDKQLENAHSAEADALATYEILEAQLGRYESLQTDVDGLADFTREDEYVDFARRIAMQNGTEVFNFGKYKGRPVREVLKIEPQYYDWMMKADFPLNTKQKLTEIYHNMMLKKI; encoded by the coding sequence ATGCCCTCTTTGCAGCTGAAAAGACCACTGGCGGTGATAGACCTGGAGACAACCGGCACCAATATTGCCACTGACCGCATCATCGAAATTGCGATCATTAAAGTCTTCCCGGACAAATCCGTACAGTCTAAAGTAAAACGTATCAACCCGGGCATCCCCATTCCGGCGGTAACCACCGCCATCCATGGCATCAGCAACGAAGACGTAAAAGACAGCCCTACCTTCAAACAGGTAGCAAACGAAATGCGCCAATTCCTCGAAAACTGCGATATCGCAGGCTATAATTCCAATCGATTCGACATTCCCATGCTGGTAGAAGAATTCCTGCGTGCTGAACTTGACTTCGATGTGTCTAACCGTAAATTCATCGATGTACAGAAGATATTCCACCTGATGGAAAAAAGAACCCTCAGCGCGGCCTATAAATTCTATTGCGATAAACAACTGGAAAATGCACATAGCGCAGAAGCAGATGCGCTGGCTACCTATGAGATCCTGGAAGCGCAACTCGGACGCTATGAAAGCCTGCAAACCGATGTAGACGGACTCGCCGACTTCACCCGTGAAGACGAATACGTCGACTTCGCCCGCCGCATCGCCATGCAAAACGGTACAGAAGTATTCAACTTCGGAAAATACAAAGGCCGCCCCGTAAGAGAAGTGTTAAAAATAGAACCACAGTACTACGACTGGATGATGAAGGCCGATTTCCCTTTGAATACCAAGCAAAAACTAACAGAGATATACCATAATATGATGTTAAAAAAAATTTAA
- a CDS encoding DeoR/GlpR family DNA-binding transcription regulator, whose product MLKEERQTFIMRQINLHNKVLSADLSAMLSISEDTVRRDLKELAEAGQVIKVHGGAIGRSFHYPFNEENAVYALEAKRQIAAKTIKLLKQDMLVLTGGGTTMIELAKMIPDHLRITFFTISPLVALQLAEHSNLTVISIGGQLSKSSNVHLGASVINQLADIKVDLCLLGTNGLSIQEGMTDSDWEVVQVKRAMIRSANRLGILCIAEKLSSVQRMKVCDLHVIDYLVTELNPDHPTLIPYQQLSLELH is encoded by the coding sequence ATGTTGAAAGAAGAGCGGCAAACATTTATTATGCGGCAGATCAACCTGCACAATAAGGTACTTTCTGCAGACCTGAGCGCCATGTTGTCGATATCAGAAGATACTGTGCGGCGTGACCTGAAGGAGCTGGCAGAAGCGGGGCAGGTGATCAAAGTCCATGGGGGGGCGATTGGCCGTTCTTTTCACTACCCTTTTAATGAGGAAAATGCTGTATACGCGCTTGAAGCAAAACGGCAAATAGCAGCAAAAACTATCAAGTTATTAAAGCAGGATATGCTAGTGCTTACTGGTGGCGGCACAACCATGATAGAGCTGGCTAAGATGATTCCCGATCATCTGCGTATCACCTTTTTTACGATTAGTCCCCTGGTCGCCCTGCAGTTGGCAGAACATTCCAATCTGACGGTGATCAGTATTGGCGGGCAATTATCCAAAAGTTCGAATGTACACCTAGGAGCCAGTGTTATCAATCAGCTGGCTGACATTAAGGTCGATCTATGTCTGCTGGGGACAAACGGGTTATCCATACAGGAAGGAATGACGGATTCGGACTGGGAAGTGGTACAGGTGAAGCGGGCGATGATCCGTTCTGCTAACCGGCTGGGCATATTGTGTATTGCTGAGAAGCTCAGTTCTGTACAGCGGATGAAGGTATGTGACTTGCATGTGATAGATTATCTTGTCACGGAGTTAAATCCGGACCATCCGACCTTGATCCCTTATCAGCAGCTATCGCTAGAGCTGCACTAG